The proteins below are encoded in one region of Toxoplasma gondii ME49 chromosome IV, whole genome shotgun sequence:
- the SRS16E gene encoding SAG-related sequence SRS16E (encoded by transcript TGME49_320170~Gene product name based on ToxoDB Community Expert Annotation.~Signal peptide predicted by SignalP 2.0 HMM (probability 0.971) with cleavage site probability 0.918 at residue 39), with the protein MARTGSMQQRRGGFQTTARMLMAVCVSGVLLLSSGPSSANKLTEGQQNQNSGPGAATQEGPTIEGAVAKCVLKTTAAENGSSRAKNTTGLTLSKENLVVSLQCSGEKNAIVPKDQKKVCSAAPNAKVADCKGADTDKQVTLKSLLGTSGDIQWEKTIVSTDNKGEVMTLKIKESELPLFDKAFFVGCEEDKAQTRTSQATECKVNVSVKARPSTVGENNVVTCAYGKDSNPRPLEVEMSADNDTLTIDCGTDGSLKPTKYTEEFCVTDNSQLESCTTKKFSEILPTFLPSWWVSDSQNGSAKLTIPESGFPEEQQQFRLGCVPKKTTQSPQANPSVKTEKEEGAQNTDASTSNCSVIVTVKASNFSSLASSIAPTAAVAGGAAALTGFLVGSF; encoded by the coding sequence ATGGCGAGGACAGGAAGCATGCAGCAACGGCGTGGAGGGTTCCAGACCACGGCCCGTATGTTGATGGCAGTTTGCGTGAGCGGAGTTTTGTTGCTCTCCAGCGGACCATCCTCAGCAAATAAACTGACTGAAGGGCAGCAGAACCAGAACTCGGGGCCTGGAGCCGCAACCCAGGAAGGACCCACCATCGAGGGTGCAGTTGCCAAATGCGTGCTCAAGACAACTGCTGCAGAAAATGGCAGCTCACGAGCTAAAAATACCACCGGTTTGACTCTGTCAAAAGAAAATCttgttgtttctctgcagtgtTCCGGTGAGAAGAACGCCATCGTACCGAAAGATCAGAAGAAGGTTTGCTCGGCGGCTCCGAACGCAAAAGTAGCCGATTGCAAAGGGGCTGACACAGACAAACAGGTCACACTGAAGTCCCTTCTTGGCACAAGTGGCGACATCCAGTGGGAAAAAACAATCGTAAGCACCGACAACAAGGGTGAAGTTATGACGCTGAAAATAAAGGAGTCTGAACTCCCTCTTTTCGACAaggccttcttcgtcgggtGTGAAGAGGACAAGGCGCAAACACGGACGTCGCAGGCGACGGAGTGCAAAGTCAACGTCAGTGTGAAAGCGAGACCTTCTACTGTTGGAGAAAACAACGTTGTCACCTGCGCGTACGGCAAAGACAGCAACCCTAGGCCCTTGGAGGTGGAAATGTCCGCGGACAACGACACCCTGACTATCGATTGTGGGACCGACGGTTCTCTCAAACCAACGAAATACACAGAGGAGTTCTGCGTCACCGACAATTCTCAATTGGAGAGCTGCACGACGAAGAAGTTCTCAGAAATTCTTCCCACTTTTTTGCCGAGCTGGTGGGTGTCAGACTCCCAGAATGGTTCAGCGAAGCTGACAATCCCAGAGTCGGGCTTTCCGGAAGAACAGCAGCAGTTTCGTTTGGGCTGCGTCCCCAAGAAGACAACACAGAGTCCGCAAGCAAATCCGTCGGTGAAgactgaaaaagaagagggcgCTCAAAACACTGATGCAAGTACTTCGAACTGCAGTGTCATTGTGACCGTTAAGGCTTCAaacttttcttctttggcGTCGTCGATTGCGCCAACGGCAGCTGTAGCCGGTGGTGCCGCCGCTCTGACAGGATTTCTCGTGGGTTCGTTTTAA